A single Streptomyces mirabilis DNA region contains:
- a CDS encoding NADH:flavin oxidoreductase, whose protein sequence is MSTTAPASRAAEILSRPVSLNGLTVPNRIAMAPMTRQFSPGGVPGEDVAEYYARRAAAGVGLIVTEGTYVGHDSAGESDRVPRFHGTEQLAGWTKVADAVHAAGGTIVPQLWHIGMVRKAGRPPYADAPAVGPSGIRLDGTEGTGKAMTQADLDEVIAAFAEAAATAERIGFDGVELHGAHGYLLDQFLWAGTNRRTDVYGGDPVARTKFAAEIVAAVRDSVSADFPVLFRYSQWKSDNYDARLAETPEELEAILTPLAAAGVDAFHASTRRYWLPEFDGSDLNLAGWTKKLTGRPTITVGSVGLDGDFIKAFMGEGSAVASLDNLLDRLERDEFDLVAVGRALLQDPEWAAKVLDGRFEELGSYDPKAMSTLS, encoded by the coding sequence GTGTCTACGACTGCCCCCGCCTCCCGCGCGGCCGAGATCCTGTCCCGCCCCGTCTCGCTGAACGGCCTGACCGTCCCGAACCGGATCGCGATGGCACCGATGACCCGGCAGTTCTCCCCGGGCGGCGTCCCCGGTGAGGACGTGGCCGAGTACTACGCCCGCCGCGCCGCCGCGGGCGTGGGCCTCATCGTCACCGAGGGCACGTACGTCGGCCACGACTCGGCAGGCGAGAGCGACCGCGTCCCGCGCTTCCACGGCACGGAGCAGCTCGCGGGCTGGACGAAGGTCGCCGACGCGGTGCACGCGGCGGGCGGCACGATCGTTCCGCAGCTGTGGCACATCGGCATGGTGCGCAAGGCGGGACGGCCGCCGTACGCCGACGCCCCCGCGGTCGGCCCCTCCGGCATCCGTCTCGACGGCACCGAGGGCACCGGCAAGGCCATGACCCAGGCCGACCTGGACGAGGTCATCGCCGCGTTCGCCGAGGCCGCCGCCACCGCCGAACGCATCGGCTTCGACGGCGTCGAACTGCACGGCGCGCACGGCTATCTGCTCGACCAGTTCCTGTGGGCGGGCACCAACCGGCGTACGGACGTGTACGGCGGTGACCCCGTCGCCCGTACGAAGTTCGCGGCGGAGATCGTCGCCGCGGTCCGTGACTCGGTCTCGGCCGACTTCCCCGTCCTGTTCCGCTACTCGCAGTGGAAGTCGGACAACTACGACGCCCGGCTCGCCGAGACCCCGGAGGAGCTGGAGGCCATCCTGACCCCGCTCGCCGCCGCCGGCGTCGACGCCTTCCACGCCTCCACCCGCCGCTACTGGCTCCCCGAGTTCGACGGTTCCGACCTGAACCTCGCGGGCTGGACCAAGAAGCTCACGGGCAGGCCCACCATCACCGTCGGCTCGGTCGGCCTCGACGGCGACTTCATCAAGGCCTTCATGGGCGAGGGCTCCGCGGTGGCCTCCCTCGACAACCTCCTCGACCGCCTGGAGCGCGACGAGTTCGACCTCGTCGCCGTGGGCCGCGCCCTCCTCCAGGACCCGGAGTGGGCGGCGAAGGTACTGGACGGACGGTTCGAGGAGCTCGGGTCGTACGACCCGAAGGCGATGAGCACGCTCAGCTGA
- a CDS encoding RNA polymerase sigma factor, with the protein MKTATDRERAARFTALYVRDHPRVSAFVHRRVGDRDAAEELTAEVFRIAWERALGGTEATTGWLFVTARNLLSNHYRAATRLTELHRRITDELDRAPASAEDSVVLETLERLPERHRDVLLLRYWDGLSTAETAEVLGCSGPAVWVRLHRAREAFRDGYASPASLTSEESA; encoded by the coding sequence ATGAAGACCGCGACCGACCGTGAACGCGCCGCACGGTTCACGGCCTTGTATGTCCGCGACCACCCGCGTGTGTCCGCCTTCGTGCACCGGCGGGTGGGTGACCGCGATGCGGCGGAGGAACTGACGGCCGAGGTCTTCCGGATCGCTTGGGAACGCGCGCTCGGGGGCACGGAGGCGACCACCGGCTGGCTGTTCGTCACCGCGCGCAATCTGCTGAGCAATCACTACCGCGCCGCGACCCGGCTGACCGAGCTGCACCGGCGCATCACCGACGAACTGGACCGTGCGCCGGCGTCCGCGGAGGACTCCGTGGTGCTCGAAACCCTCGAACGGCTTCCCGAACGACACCGGGACGTCCTGCTGTTGCGCTATTGGGACGGCCTCAGCACGGCCGAGACCGCCGAGGTCCTCGGGTGCAGTGGCCCAGCGGTCTGGGTCCGGCTGCACCGCGCCCGTGAAGCCTTCCGCGACGGTTACGCCTCACCCGCGTCCCTCACATCCGAGGAGTCGGCATGA
- the groL gene encoding chaperonin GroEL (60 kDa chaperone family; promotes refolding of misfolded polypeptides especially under stressful conditions; forms two stacked rings of heptamers to form a barrel-shaped 14mer; ends can be capped by GroES; misfolded proteins enter the barrel where they are refolded when GroES binds) yields the protein MAKIIAFDEEARRGLERGMNQLADAVKVTLGPKGRNVVLEKKWGAPTITNDGVSIAKEIELEDPYEKIGAELVKEVAKKTDDVAGDGTTTATVLAQALVREGLRNVAAGANPMALKRGIEKAVEAVSGALLEQAKDVETKEQIASTASISAADTQIGELIAEAMDKVGKEGVITVEESQTFGLELELTEGMRFDKGYISAYFATDMERMEAVLDDPYILIANSKISNVKDLLPLLEKVMQSGKPLLIIAEDVEGEALSTLVVNKIRGTFKSVAVKAPGFGDRRKAMLGDIAILTGGEVISEEVGLKLENAGLDLLGRARKVVITKDETTIVDGSGSADQVQGRVNQIRAEIENSDSDYDREKLQERLAKLAGGVAVIKAGAATEVELKERKHRIEDAVRNAKAAVEEGIVAGGGVALIQASSVFEKLELSGDEATGANAVRLALEAPLKQIAVNGGLEGGVIVEKVRNLPVGHGLNAATGEYVDMIAEGIIDPAKVTRSALQNAASIAALFLTTEAVIADKPEKAAAPAGGGMPGGDMDF from the coding sequence ATGGCCAAGATCATCGCGTTCGACGAGGAGGCACGGCGCGGTCTCGAGCGCGGGATGAACCAGCTCGCCGACGCCGTCAAGGTCACCCTTGGCCCCAAGGGCCGCAACGTCGTCCTCGAGAAGAAGTGGGGCGCCCCCACGATCACCAACGATGGTGTTTCCATCGCCAAGGAGATCGAGCTCGAGGACCCGTACGAGAAGATCGGCGCCGAGCTGGTCAAGGAAGTCGCCAAGAAGACGGACGACGTCGCCGGTGACGGTACGACCACCGCGACCGTTCTCGCCCAGGCTCTCGTCCGCGAGGGCCTGCGCAACGTAGCCGCCGGCGCCAACCCGATGGCTCTCAAGCGCGGTATCGAGAAGGCCGTCGAGGCCGTCTCCGGTGCCCTCCTTGAGCAGGCCAAGGATGTCGAGACCAAGGAGCAGATCGCTTCCACGGCCTCCATCTCCGCCGCCGACACCCAGATCGGCGAGCTCATCGCCGAGGCGATGGACAAGGTCGGCAAGGAAGGCGTCATCACCGTCGAGGAGTCCCAGACCTTCGGTCTGGAGCTTGAGCTCACCGAGGGCATGCGCTTCGACAAGGGCTACATCTCGGCGTACTTCGCCACCGACATGGAGCGTATGGAGGCCGTCCTCGACGACCCGTACATCCTGATCGCCAACTCGAAGATCAGCAACGTCAAGGACCTGCTGCCGCTCCTCGAGAAGGTCATGCAGTCCGGCAAGCCGCTGCTGATCATCGCCGAGGACGTCGAGGGCGAGGCCCTGTCGACCCTGGTCGTCAACAAGATCCGTGGCACCTTCAAGTCCGTCGCCGTCAAGGCTCCGGGCTTCGGTGACCGCCGCAAGGCCATGCTCGGCGACATCGCCATCCTCACGGGCGGCGAGGTCATCTCCGAGGAGGTCGGCCTCAAGCTGGAGAACGCGGGTCTGGACCTGCTGGGCCGTGCCCGCAAGGTCGTCATCACCAAGGACGAGACCACGATCGTGGACGGCTCCGGCTCCGCCGACCAGGTCCAGGGCCGGGTCAACCAGATCCGTGCCGAGATCGAGAACTCCGACTCGGACTACGACCGCGAGAAGCTCCAGGAGCGCCTGGCGAAGCTGGCCGGCGGCGTGGCCGTCATCAAGGCCGGTGCCGCCACCGAGGTCGAGCTCAAGGAGCGCAAGCACCGCATCGAGGACGCCGTTCGCAACGCGAAGGCGGCCGTCGAGGAGGGCATCGTCGCCGGTGGTGGCGTGGCCCTCATCCAGGCCTCCTCGGTCTTCGAGAAGCTCGAGCTCTCGGGTGACGAGGCGACCGGCGCCAACGCCGTGCGACTCGCCCTGGAGGCCCCGCTCAAGCAGATCGCCGTCAACGGTGGTCTCGAGGGTGGCGTCATCGTCGAGAAGGTGCGCAACCTGCCCGTCGGCCACGGCCTGAACGCCGCGACCGGTGAGTACGTCGACATGATCGCCGAGGGCATCATCGACCCGGCGAAGGTGACCCGCTCTGCTCTGCAGAACGCCGCCTCCATCGCCGCGCTGTTCCTGACCACCGAGGCCGTCATCGCCGACAAGCCGGAGAAGGCCGCCGCGCCGGCCGGCGGCGGCATGCCGGGCGGTGACATGGACTTCTGA
- a CDS encoding cold-shock protein: MAQGTVKWFNAEKGYGFIAVDGGADVFVHYSAIQMDGYRTLEEGQRVDFEISQGQKGPQADMVRLATS; encoded by the coding sequence ATGGCTCAGGGCACCGTCAAGTGGTTCAACGCGGAGAAGGGGTACGGCTTCATCGCGGTCGACGGTGGTGCGGATGTATTCGTCCACTACAGCGCGATTCAGATGGACGGCTACCGCACCCTGGAAGAGGGTCAGCGGGTCGATTTCGAGATCTCGCAGGGCCAGAAAGGGCCGCAGGCGGACATGGTCCGGCTCGCGACCAGCTGA
- a CDS encoding carboxylesterase/lipase family protein, whose product MTSAGASVVRTHAGAVRGRREDGLVVFRGIPFAQPPVGDARFAAPRPVAAWDGTRDAFAFGPPPPQESGFQGRTGVIDAPMGDDWLTVNVWTPDPDPAARLPVMVWIYGGAYKLGHSGSPGYDARRIARDGDLVVVTLNYRLGVEGFARIDGAPANRGLLDQVAALEWVRENIAAFGGDSGRVTVFGESAGAGSVASLLAMPSAAGLFGRAIAQSVPGPFFSDDLARDIAVAIAAEAGLRPTVTDLSSVDPRRLTAVGEALGPKMREFEDRWGTVAHTLTAFSPVVDGEVLPTAPWQALAAGSARDVELIVGHTRNEYRLFAALGGQLGTITEEQATEALRTFGPGPGPGVGPGPDSGADGERAYRAAFPDASPEELYEWVHSDAVFRMPSLRLADAQLAGGGRAHVYELAWPAPAYGGRLGACHGLDIPLLFGTFGADLGLMLFAGVGSSPEAEALSSRFRTAWTAFATTGDPGWPAYDTERRPTQVFDTDSAVTPYPHETSRRLWEHHDFGALSLMG is encoded by the coding sequence GTGACGTCAGCAGGAGCGAGCGTGGTGCGCACCCATGCCGGTGCGGTGCGTGGCCGTCGGGAGGACGGGCTGGTGGTCTTCCGGGGCATTCCGTTCGCCCAACCGCCGGTGGGGGACGCGCGGTTCGCTGCCCCGCGTCCGGTGGCCGCCTGGGACGGCACCCGGGACGCGTTCGCCTTCGGGCCGCCGCCCCCGCAGGAGTCGGGATTCCAGGGCCGTACCGGGGTGATCGACGCCCCCATGGGCGACGACTGGCTGACCGTCAACGTCTGGACGCCCGACCCGGACCCGGCCGCCCGCCTTCCGGTGATGGTCTGGATCTACGGCGGCGCCTACAAGCTCGGCCACTCCGGCAGTCCCGGATACGACGCCCGCCGTATCGCCCGCGACGGCGACCTGGTCGTCGTCACCCTCAACTACCGCCTCGGCGTGGAGGGTTTCGCCCGGATCGACGGAGCCCCCGCCAATCGGGGGCTGCTCGACCAGGTCGCGGCCCTGGAATGGGTACGGGAGAACATCGCGGCCTTCGGCGGCGACTCCGGCCGGGTCACCGTCTTCGGCGAGTCCGCGGGCGCCGGGTCCGTCGCCTCTCTGCTGGCCATGCCGAGCGCGGCCGGGCTGTTCGGTCGGGCGATCGCGCAGAGCGTGCCCGGCCCCTTCTTCTCCGACGACCTCGCCCGTGACATCGCCGTCGCCATCGCCGCCGAGGCGGGCCTGCGCCCGACGGTCACCGACCTGTCCTCGGTGGATCCCCGCCGACTGACCGCCGTGGGCGAGGCGTTGGGGCCCAAGATGCGGGAGTTCGAGGACAGGTGGGGCACGGTCGCCCACACGCTGACCGCCTTCTCGCCCGTCGTCGACGGAGAGGTACTGCCGACCGCCCCCTGGCAGGCGCTCGCGGCCGGCTCGGCACGGGACGTGGAACTGATCGTCGGGCACACCCGGAACGAGTACCGGCTGTTCGCCGCGCTGGGCGGCCAACTCGGGACGATCACGGAGGAGCAGGCGACGGAGGCACTGCGCACCTTCGGACCGGGACCGGGACCGGGAGTTGGACCGGGACCGGACTCCGGGGCTGACGGCGAGCGGGCCTACCGCGCCGCCTTTCCCGACGCCTCTCCCGAGGAGCTCTACGAGTGGGTGCACTCCGACGCGGTGTTCCGTATGCCCTCGCTGCGCCTGGCCGATGCGCAGCTCGCGGGCGGCGGCCGCGCGCACGTCTACGAGCTGGCCTGGCCCGCGCCCGCCTACGGCGGCAGGCTGGGCGCCTGTCACGGCCTCGACATACCGCTGTTGTTCGGAACCTTCGGCGCCGACCTCGGCCTGATGCTGTTCGCCGGGGTCGGGTCGTCCCCGGAGGCCGAGGCCCTGTCGTCCCGGTTCCGCACGGCCTGGACGGCGTTCGCCACGACGGGAGACCCGGGCTGGCCCGCGTACGACACCGAGCGGCGGCCGACCCAGGTCTTCGACACGGACTCCGCGGTCACCCCGTACCCGCACGAGACCTCGCGCCGCCTCTGGGAGCACCATGACTTCGGGGCGCTGTCGTTGATGGGCTGA